The Muricauda sp. SCSIO 65647 genome includes a region encoding these proteins:
- a CDS encoding ABC transporter permease/M1 family aminopeptidase, translating to MLKTFFLSEIKYVLKQPLVYIFFGLFALLAFGGVSSDSITIGGSVGNVLRNAPHVITIYTTVMTIFGLLVATAFFNNAALRDHNNEFNEILFSTPISKPGYFFGRFFGALILATIPLLGVFIGFIMGAFISPIVGWIPPERFGAFHLNTFINNYFLFILPNMFIAGAIIYALANKWKSSIISFVGTLIIIMAYVISGRLMSDIDNEIIGALTDIFGTRTYGLSAKYYTAAEKNTLNPGFSGLLLVNRVFWIAMGILILAISFVGFSFKEKNKKVKIEKAGKQQKDLAAIVKPKTSQAYAGHIGWRQFKSFFKISFLSIIKSTTLRILFIFSAIMLIVGLYGGYDYYGLQSYPLTYKLLDSIDNNASLFMMIILVFFSGEIIWRDRSHKINEVIDATPHASFISLLAKTLSLVATLTVLHAIFVVYGVMYQLFQGYTRIELNVYFLDFLYTKLPQYLTWSGILVLVQVVLNNRYMGYFVSLLVIFIWELALTIFDIESNMLAVGGAPALLYSDMNSFGPGLLGAMWFNLYWIMFALLCLILAGILWNRGTGKTLLERIKVIRKQISRPYGVFAGAALLVWILIAGFVYYNTQILNPYDTQDESDLQLVTFEKKYKKYENTDHLKLTKAKYFIDIFPNQRDVKTKTLWELTNETKVTIDSLHFITNEDWHTEFKIPDAELVLEDETYGYLIYKLNTPVNPGETIAIEIAGSFVTQGFRNNLAGIDAKVIKNGTFFNNFNFSPSIGYSPNMELSDPNKRKKHGLPVKKVMPQLAKDSTKHHMMNYLSEGRSDFIPIESVISTASDQTAIAPGSLIRKWNENGRSYFHYKLDYPSQHFYSFVSGRYEKATRKWNGIDIEVYHDKKHNQNIEMMLNAIENALDYYTKNYGPYQHRQCRIIEFPRYSTFAQAYPGTMPYAESFGFVVDLEDKTKNNIIDAVIAHEISHQWWAHQLVGANMQGGTFLSESFAEYSSLMTMRNTSKSPMQMREFIKYNHDRYLRGRSGEKKKELPLYKVENQQYVHYGKGSIVLYALQDYIGEDKVNLALRNFLNEYSYKKPPYPTSLDFLEYLEPQIPDSLKYLVDDWFKEITLYDNRLKNATYEKKGKNKYRVSVDIESYKIKADSIGNETKVPMDDWIDIGFFLDEAEEQLYHEERIRINKNETSLKFELDSLPVKAAIDPRMLLIDRIYNDNIKRIQTVED from the coding sequence ATGCTTAAAACGTTCTTTCTTTCAGAAATAAAATATGTGCTAAAACAGCCTTTGGTATATATCTTTTTTGGGTTATTTGCCCTACTTGCTTTTGGGGGCGTATCTAGTGATAGCATCACCATTGGTGGCTCGGTGGGCAATGTTTTGAGAAACGCTCCGCATGTCATCACCATATATACCACTGTAATGACAATTTTTGGATTATTGGTGGCCACTGCATTTTTTAACAATGCCGCCCTACGCGACCATAACAATGAATTCAACGAAATTCTTTTTTCAACTCCCATTAGTAAACCGGGATACTTTTTTGGACGCTTTTTTGGGGCATTGATACTGGCCACCATTCCCTTATTGGGTGTATTCATAGGCTTCATTATGGGTGCCTTTATATCTCCGATTGTAGGTTGGATTCCTCCAGAACGTTTTGGGGCATTTCATTTAAATACCTTTATAAACAATTATTTTTTGTTCATTCTACCGAATATGTTCATTGCCGGGGCCATCATTTATGCTTTGGCCAATAAGTGGAAAAGCTCGATTATTTCATTCGTAGGCACACTGATCATAATTATGGCGTATGTTATTTCGGGGAGGCTGATGTCGGATATTGACAATGAGATTATAGGCGCACTTACTGACATTTTTGGGACACGAACATATGGCCTTTCCGCAAAATATTATACTGCTGCAGAAAAGAACACTTTAAATCCAGGATTTTCAGGATTGCTTTTGGTCAATAGAGTTTTTTGGATTGCCATGGGCATTCTCATTTTAGCAATATCGTTTGTAGGCTTTTCGTTTAAAGAGAAGAACAAAAAGGTGAAAATTGAGAAGGCCGGAAAGCAGCAGAAGGACTTGGCTGCCATTGTCAAACCAAAAACGAGTCAAGCATATGCCGGCCACATCGGTTGGAGGCAGTTCAAGAGTTTCTTCAAGATTAGCTTTCTCAGTATAATTAAGAGCACCACACTAAGAATACTGTTCATCTTCAGCGCCATTATGCTCATTGTTGGTCTATACGGAGGCTACGATTATTATGGGCTTCAATCATATCCGCTGACGTATAAGTTATTGGATTCCATAGATAACAATGCTTCTTTGTTTATGATGATCATATTGGTTTTCTTCAGCGGTGAAATCATTTGGCGAGACCGTTCCCATAAGATCAATGAAGTCATAGACGCTACGCCCCATGCCTCGTTTATTTCACTTTTGGCAAAGACTCTATCCTTAGTGGCTACCTTAACTGTGCTACATGCGATTTTTGTTGTATATGGTGTTATGTACCAATTGTTTCAAGGGTATACACGAATAGAATTGAATGTGTATTTCTTGGATTTCTTGTACACAAAACTCCCTCAATATCTTACCTGGAGCGGTATTTTGGTTCTCGTACAAGTGGTATTGAACAATAGATATATGGGATACTTTGTGTCCTTATTGGTCATTTTTATTTGGGAATTGGCCCTGACCATTTTTGACATCGAAAGCAATATGTTGGCCGTTGGGGGGGCTCCGGCACTTTTGTATTCTGATATGAATTCTTTTGGTCCTGGACTTTTAGGGGCTATGTGGTTCAACCTGTATTGGATAATGTTCGCCCTGCTTTGTCTTATTTTGGCAGGAATACTATGGAATAGGGGTACTGGTAAAACCTTATTGGAGCGAATAAAGGTGATCAGAAAACAAATTTCAAGGCCATATGGCGTTTTTGCGGGTGCGGCGCTCTTGGTTTGGATACTTATTGCGGGGTTCGTGTATTACAATACCCAGATTCTAAATCCGTACGATACCCAAGATGAATCCGACCTACAACTTGTCACCTTTGAGAAAAAATATAAGAAATACGAAAATACGGATCACCTTAAGCTAACTAAGGCCAAATACTTTATCGATATCTTCCCAAATCAAAGGGATGTGAAAACCAAAACACTATGGGAGCTTACCAATGAAACAAAGGTTACCATTGATTCGTTACATTTCATTACCAATGAAGATTGGCATACCGAATTCAAAATTCCGGATGCCGAATTGGTATTGGAAGACGAAACCTATGGGTACTTAATCTATAAATTAAATACCCCGGTTAATCCTGGTGAAACCATTGCAATAGAGATTGCTGGCAGCTTTGTTACCCAAGGGTTTAGAAATAACTTGGCTGGTATCGACGCAAAAGTTATAAAAAACGGCACGTTCTTTAACAATTTTAATTTTTCACCATCTATTGGCTACAGCCCCAATATGGAATTAAGCGACCCCAATAAACGCAAAAAACATGGTTTGCCCGTAAAGAAAGTAATGCCGCAATTGGCAAAGGATTCCACCAAACATCACATGATGAATTATCTAAGTGAAGGGCGTTCCGATTTTATCCCTATAGAAAGCGTTATCTCCACTGCCAGTGATCAAACGGCGATAGCACCTGGATCTCTGATAAGGAAATGGAATGAAAACGGCAGAAGCTACTTTCACTATAAGTTAGATTATCCATCGCAACACTTCTACTCTTTTGTTTCAGGAAGATATGAAAAGGCCACACGTAAATGGAATGGAATCGATATCGAGGTGTATCATGACAAGAAACACAATCAGAATATTGAAATGATGTTGAATGCCATAGAGAACGCCTTGGATTATTATACCAAAAACTATGGTCCATATCAACATAGGCAATGTCGCATTATTGAATTTCCGCGCTATAGCACCTTTGCACAGGCCTATCCTGGCACCATGCCCTATGCAGAATCTTTCGGGTTTGTAGTTGATTTAGAAGACAAAACAAAAAACAACATCATAGATGCGGTCATAGCACACGAAATATCACATCAATGGTGGGCGCATCAGTTAGTGGGCGCCAATATGCAAGGAGGCACATTTTTGAGCGAGAGCTTTGCCGAATATTCATCTTTGATGACCATGAGGAATACATCTAAAAGCCCAATGCAAATGCGAGAGTTCATCAAGTACAATCACGACCGTTATCTAAGAGGTCGAAGCGGTGAAAAAAAGAAAGAACTCCCCTTGTACAAAGTAGAGAACCAACAATATGTACATTATGGTAAGGGAAGCATTGTGCTCTATGCCCTTCAGGATTACATTGGTGAGGACAAAGTGAATCTGGCACTGCGTAATTTCTTAAATGAATATAGCTACAAAAAACCACCTTACCCTACTTCCTTGGATTTTCTAGAATATTTAGAACCTCAAATCCCAGATTCCCTAAAATATTTGGTCGATGATTGGTTTAAAGAGATAACATTATATGACAATCGTCTAAAAAATGCCACCTATGAAAAAAAGGGCAAAAACAAATATCGAGTGTCCGTAGACATTGAATCTTACAAAATTAAAGCCGACAGCATCGGGAATGAGACCAAAGTCCCTATGGACGATTGGATTGATATAGGTTTTTTCTTAGACGAGGCCGAAGAACAATTATATCATGAAGAAAGAATCAGAATAAACAAAAATGAGACAAGCCTTAAATTTGAATTGGATTCTTTGCCGGTAAAAGCAGCCATTGACCCGAGAATGTTATTGATTGACAGAATTTATAATGACAACATAAAAAGAATACAAACTGTTGAAGATTAA
- a CDS encoding ABC transporter ATP-binding protein, translating to MSTLKITDLSKTYPNGVKALNNINLELQNGMFGLLGPNGAGKSSLMRTLATLQDADTGSAALDNIDIFNEPEELRKVLGYLPQEFGVYPRITAEQLLDHMAILKGITKSSERKELVKYLLNKVNLYDKRNKSVKRFSGGMKQRVGIAQALIGDPKLIIVDEPTAGLDPGERNRFYNLLADVGREVIVILSTHIVDDVRELCTKMAIMNVGEIVFQGAPQKAIDELQGKVYQKIVSREKLKEYEHEYSIISNKMVGGQPLIHVFSESHPENGFEEVAPNLEDVFFSRINTANTLV from the coding sequence ATGAGTACATTGAAAATAACAGATCTGTCGAAAACATACCCCAATGGCGTAAAGGCATTGAACAATATCAATTTGGAACTGCAAAATGGAATGTTTGGCCTATTGGGGCCGAACGGAGCAGGAAAATCATCGTTGATGCGCACATTGGCCACGCTACAAGACGCCGATACTGGGAGTGCCGCCTTAGACAATATTGACATCTTTAATGAACCCGAAGAATTGCGAAAAGTACTGGGCTACCTACCCCAAGAGTTTGGTGTTTACCCTAGAATAACCGCAGAGCAATTACTGGATCATATGGCCATATTGAAGGGAATTACAAAATCTTCTGAACGGAAAGAACTGGTAAAATACCTGCTCAACAAAGTCAATTTATACGATAAGAGAAATAAGAGTGTAAAACGGTTTTCTGGAGGAATGAAACAACGTGTTGGAATTGCGCAGGCATTGATAGGCGACCCCAAACTCATTATTGTGGACGAGCCAACAGCCGGTTTGGATCCAGGGGAGCGAAATCGTTTTTACAATCTATTGGCTGATGTAGGACGAGAAGTAATTGTAATCCTTTCAACACACATTGTTGATGACGTGCGAGAACTATGCACAAAAATGGCAATTATGAATGTTGGGGAAATTGTGTTTCAAGGTGCCCCACAAAAGGCAATCGACGAATTGCAAGGCAAGGTGTACCAAAAAATCGTTTCTCGAGAAAAATTGAAGGAATACGAACATGAATATTCGATCATCTCAAACAAAATGGTCGGTGGTCAACCCTTGATTCATGTTTTTAGCGAGAGTCATCCAGAAAACGGTTTTGAAGAAGTAGCGCCAAATCTTGAAGATGTCTTCTTTTCAAGAATAAATACGGCCAACACCCTTGTATAA
- a CDS encoding RagB/SusD family nutrient uptake outer membrane protein, giving the protein MKNIYNHISILLMLCCAFSCEVANDLDSFEPEFVLDAENAIKDANSAESALTGIYAVMWSPTLSSVAVANVRMGITVSSLFGPDEFDVNNPSVDNGTVAQFYTISYDVINRCNWVIDRVSQLSDSDGFTGNRRMEIIAEAKFFRALFNFYLLRRYGQFYDLDSEYGIVLKTTPSLESVAEPRSTVGQSYDLILSDLDDAIANVAPTTDPYYVGTSLAKGMKAKVLLYMGDFDAAADLAKEVIDNTSDIFELEQIYQNIFVEDFNSKEVLYAPFSRTPDQAILTGVQYTFAFSASPSFFEIAENATVIGGFPFPHDNLAVPIARTNYMRLPLGAFGDKIGKFLNFGDQVDTQFHLRLAEVYLIHAEAEARKTGGNIIEALGSLNTIRLRGLAIPYPPLVTKEQLLELVRIEKIIELAVEGGEEFFDMIRYENLDETGAFKVVDQKSVASDPNKYIWPIPRVSVEVSNGLVKQNPGY; this is encoded by the coding sequence ATGAAAAATATATATAATCACATATCGATACTTTTGATGCTATGTTGTGCCTTCTCCTGTGAAGTTGCCAATGACCTGGACTCTTTTGAGCCCGAATTTGTTTTGGATGCAGAAAATGCCATAAAAGATGCCAATTCTGCAGAAAGCGCATTGACAGGAATTTACGCTGTGATGTGGTCACCTACATTAAGTTCTGTGGCTGTGGCCAATGTAAGAATGGGAATTACAGTTTCCAGTCTTTTTGGACCCGATGAATTTGATGTGAACAACCCCTCCGTAGACAATGGAACGGTTGCTCAGTTCTATACCATCTCTTATGATGTGATCAATCGATGTAATTGGGTCATAGATAGGGTATCCCAATTATCGGATAGCGACGGATTTACTGGAAACCGCCGAATGGAAATCATTGCTGAAGCCAAGTTCTTTAGAGCCTTGTTCAATTTTTACCTATTAAGAAGATATGGCCAGTTTTACGATTTGGATTCAGAATATGGCATCGTGTTAAAAACAACGCCATCATTGGAATCCGTAGCTGAGCCTCGAAGTACCGTAGGGCAATCGTACGACCTTATTTTAAGCGATTTGGATGATGCCATTGCCAACGTCGCCCCTACTACCGATCCTTACTATGTGGGTACCTCTCTGGCAAAGGGAATGAAAGCAAAAGTCTTGCTGTATATGGGTGATTTTGATGCTGCGGCAGATTTGGCCAAAGAAGTCATCGATAACACCTCCGATATTTTTGAACTCGAACAGATCTATCAAAATATATTTGTCGAGGATTTTAACTCCAAAGAAGTGTTGTACGCTCCTTTTTCAAGAACCCCCGACCAGGCCATCCTTACTGGGGTTCAGTACACCTTTGCCTTTTCGGCATCACCATCATTTTTTGAGATCGCAGAGAACGCTACCGTTATTGGCGGATTTCCATTCCCGCATGATAATCTGGCCGTGCCCATAGCCCGAACAAATTATATGCGCCTGCCCTTGGGGGCTTTTGGTGACAAGATCGGAAAATTTCTAAATTTTGGAGATCAGGTCGACACCCAATTTCATTTGCGATTGGCAGAAGTGTATTTGATTCACGCAGAAGCAGAGGCTCGTAAAACAGGGGGAAATATCATAGAAGCACTCGGGTCTTTGAACACTATTCGGCTAAGGGGGCTTGCAATTCCTTATCCTCCTTTGGTGACCAAAGAACAATTATTGGAGCTTGTACGGATTGAAAAGATTATTGAATTGGCCGTTGAGGGTGGGGAAGAATTTTTTGATATGATTCGATATGAAAACCTTGATGAAACCGGTGCATTCAAGGTGGTCGATCAAAAATCCGTGGCATCAGACCCCAACAAATATATCTGGCCCATACCACGGGTAAGTGTCGAGGTTTCCAACGGTCTTGTAAAACAAAATCCAGGCTATTGA
- a CDS encoding TonB-dependent receptor, translated as MKTLIFLCCTAVFSIVPKHVLSQNAKIRIDTDKEFTVDEVFDLIMEQTDYTFIYQVDAFENYPKVHLKKGIIEADDLLQKSLSKGEFEFRFTSNNTIVVKRKSKQVLSEPAQQTFKIQGKIIDKDGQPLPGITVIISKYPPTKNAAPSKDFLIRGTATDFDGSFEIEAELNHYLIATAIGYENHVERISTEQTTYTITLKESLSKLNEVVIVGYGAVKKKDLTGSISNIKGSELVANAVSAPTVDEMLSGRLSGVFVTQNSGAPGAGATINIRGLSSINGDNQPLYVIDGVPIVITPRDAGSLSVERENPLLAIPPRDIESVDILKDASSAAIYGARAANGVVIVTTKRGRKNQDAKLNVDYNYALQTPVNTYEVLDTEGYAQYVRAIDPNTGITIGEADTDWFDEILNTNAGMHNLNVGVSGGTTTSNYALSGSLLRQDGIIKRSGLDRYGIRGTIDNDLLNRTIKIGATLSYNYSENDLAGIQLFDVIGFRPDIPIRDETGNFVSGVTGGGFPIGNPVADNQADITAFSRNLLANGYIDLKLAKGLHAKSSLSISDLSNNTESFKQTFNTEGLFLNGGVKDLSRFSNRTTTFENTLTYDAKLGENHTLNVLGGISWNRIINETFNSRFVGFTDNDLTNIGSGTFSSGNETKDDYGLNSLFGRLNYSFADKYLLTLTARSDGSSKFGPNNQRGFFPSGALAWKIHNENFLKDSQLINQLKLRISAGRTGLDNLPGFLYQPFFVSDPTTNYVDDNGLKPTNVPNPNIKWETTDQFDIGLDFGLFNDRLYGTLGYYTKYTKDLLLFAPISPELGFSRQYANVGEVSNKGWEVEIGGRLFDNRDFKWNTNFNISGYKNVVEKLNEGTPTINGPNSRVIEGEALGSIRAHKVEGFIQNQAELDALNAASPTGFYQNTTTGVGDYKFKDINGDNVINADDTEIIGNVQPDVFGGWNNRMSFKSFEFSFLFQFSFGNYKRWNAAQFYILPNVNTNTFADVFDQTWSANNRDAQYPALGSQDPGGNFRDSDRLYYDASFIRFKNWQLAYNLPTSVIEKAHLKSVRVFMAMNNVFTITSYPGLDPESTSATGVDSFNNNQDNDLYPLARTTSFGIILNF; from the coding sequence ATGAAAACCTTGATTTTTCTGTGTTGTACTGCGGTTTTCAGTATTGTTCCAAAACATGTTCTATCTCAAAATGCCAAAATCAGAATAGATACAGATAAAGAGTTTACCGTTGATGAAGTCTTTGATCTTATCATGGAGCAGACCGATTATACTTTTATCTATCAGGTTGATGCTTTTGAAAATTATCCGAAAGTTCACTTAAAGAAGGGTATCATTGAGGCTGATGATTTACTGCAAAAAAGCCTTTCGAAAGGTGAATTCGAGTTTCGTTTCACCTCCAATAATACCATAGTGGTAAAAAGAAAATCGAAACAAGTATTATCCGAACCCGCTCAACAGACATTTAAAATTCAAGGGAAGATTATTGATAAAGACGGTCAACCCTTGCCAGGAATAACAGTTATCATCAGTAAATACCCTCCAACAAAAAATGCTGCGCCTTCCAAGGACTTTTTAATAAGAGGCACTGCTACAGATTTTGATGGTAGTTTTGAAATAGAGGCAGAATTGAACCACTACTTAATAGCCACTGCCATCGGTTATGAAAACCATGTAGAAAGAATAAGCACCGAACAGACCACGTACACCATTACACTAAAGGAATCATTGAGTAAATTAAACGAGGTGGTCATAGTTGGTTATGGAGCGGTTAAAAAGAAAGACCTCACTGGAAGCATATCAAACATAAAGGGGAGCGAGCTGGTTGCCAATGCCGTGAGTGCACCTACTGTAGACGAAATGTTGTCCGGTAGGCTTTCTGGGGTTTTTGTCACCCAGAATTCCGGTGCTCCCGGTGCTGGCGCAACAATTAATATCAGAGGGTTGAGTTCCATCAACGGAGACAACCAACCACTGTATGTCATTGATGGGGTTCCCATAGTTATTACACCAAGGGATGCCGGATCGCTGAGCGTAGAACGGGAAAACCCCCTACTGGCCATCCCCCCGCGTGATATTGAAAGTGTAGATATCCTCAAGGATGCCTCTTCGGCAGCGATTTACGGGGCAAGGGCCGCCAACGGTGTGGTAATCGTTACCACTAAACGAGGGCGGAAGAATCAAGACGCTAAATTGAACGTAGATTATAATTACGCCCTACAAACGCCGGTCAATACCTATGAGGTTCTGGATACTGAAGGCTATGCCCAATATGTTAGGGCCATCGACCCAAATACCGGTATAACCATAGGGGAAGCCGATACAGATTGGTTCGATGAAATCTTGAATACCAATGCAGGTATGCATAACCTGAATGTAGGGGTTTCGGGTGGAACGACAACCTCGAATTATGCACTTTCCGGTTCGCTGCTAAGGCAAGATGGCATCATCAAAAGGTCGGGCCTTGATCGATACGGTATTCGTGGTACCATTGACAACGATTTGCTCAACAGAACCATTAAAATAGGAGCCACACTATCTTACAATTATAGCGAGAACGACCTTGCAGGCATACAGTTGTTCGACGTTATTGGATTTAGACCTGACATCCCGATACGTGACGAAACAGGAAACTTCGTCAGTGGCGTTACGGGCGGTGGGTTTCCCATTGGCAATCCAGTAGCCGATAACCAGGCCGACATTACCGCTTTTTCAAGAAACCTATTGGCAAACGGTTACATTGATCTAAAACTGGCCAAAGGCCTGCATGCCAAAAGCTCGTTGAGTATAAGCGATCTCTCGAACAATACCGAAAGCTTTAAACAGACCTTTAATACCGAGGGACTCTTTTTGAATGGTGGAGTCAAAGATCTGAGTCGTTTTTCCAACAGGACGACCACCTTTGAGAACACTTTGACGTATGATGCCAAATTAGGTGAAAATCATACGTTGAATGTATTGGGCGGAATCTCTTGGAACAGAATCATCAATGAAACCTTTAATTCCCGCTTTGTGGGATTTACAGACAATGATCTTACCAATATTGGCAGTGGTACCTTTAGTTCTGGTAACGAAACCAAAGACGATTATGGTCTTAATTCTCTCTTTGGCAGATTGAACTATAGTTTTGCCGATAAATATTTGTTGACCCTGACCGCACGATCCGATGGGTCATCTAAATTTGGGCCCAACAACCAACGCGGTTTTTTCCCCTCCGGCGCCTTGGCCTGGAAAATTCATAACGAAAATTTCCTGAAGGATTCCCAGTTGATCAATCAACTCAAGCTACGTATTAGTGCAGGAAGAACTGGTCTTGATAATCTTCCAGGGTTCTTGTATCAACCTTTCTTCGTTTCAGACCCAACGACAAATTACGTTGATGACAATGGTCTAAAACCTACCAATGTACCCAATCCCAATATTAAATGGGAAACCACAGATCAGTTCGATATCGGACTCGATTTTGGCCTGTTCAACGATCGTTTGTATGGAACGCTAGGCTACTATACCAAGTACACAAAAGATTTACTATTGTTCGCTCCCATATCGCCTGAACTCGGTTTTTCACGTCAATATGCCAATGTAGGAGAAGTAAGCAACAAAGGATGGGAAGTTGAAATTGGTGGACGCCTTTTCGATAATAGGGATTTTAAGTGGAATACCAATTTCAATATCTCAGGATACAAGAATGTGGTTGAAAAGCTAAACGAGGGCACGCCCACCATCAATGGTCCAAATTCAAGGGTCATCGAAGGAGAAGCGTTGGGCAGTATACGGGCACATAAGGTTGAAGGGTTTATACAGAACCAGGCCGAATTGGATGCCCTGAATGCGGCATCCCCAACCGGTTTTTATCAGAATACCACCACTGGGGTCGGTGACTATAAGTTTAAGGATATCAATGGTGATAATGTCATAAATGCTGATGACACCGAAATAATAGGCAATGTACAACCTGATGTCTTTGGTGGATGGAACAATAGAATGAGTTTTAAGAGCTTTGAATTTTCGTTTCTTTTTCAATTTTCCTTTGGTAACTATAAACGATGGAACGCGGCACAGTTCTACATTTTGCCCAATGTGAACACCAATACATTTGCCGATGTTTTTGATCAGACATGGTCAGCAAACAATAGGGATGCCCAGTACCCGGCATTGGGAAGTCAAGATCCAGGGGGTAATTTCAGGGATTCGGACCGCCTTTATTATGATGCATCGTTCATACGTTTTAAAAACTGGCAATTGGCCTATAACCTACCTACTTCTGTTATAGAAAAGGCCCATCTAAAAAGTGTTAGGGTGTTTATGGCTATGAACAATGTATTTACGATAACCAGTTATCCGGGCTTAGATCCAGAATCCACTTCCGCAACCGGTGTTGATTCGTTCAACAATAATCAGGACAATGACCTATATCCTCTCGCTAGGACAACATCTTTCGGCATAATTCTAAATTTTTGA
- a CDS encoding FecR family protein gives MDNSKIDGLIVKLIENSISEKEANILKEWLQNEDNATYFNEFIEINHLINSKTKFDHRRPLLEIKEEIDNRKTKKIPAIFKYAIAASILALISISFFLTTNNNDPIDAPSTITNTIEIGTDKAILTLADGSNIELKKGAAYSDSNVTVENEKLMYTKQEREKSVSEMEYNFLTVPRGGQFFVQLSDGTQVWLNSESRLKYPTGFVDGQARNVELLYGEAYFDVSPSSKHEGSVFKVHTGMQEIEVLGTEFNIKAYEDENYIYTTLIEGKVTVDNTIKKEILHPGKQSVLNVETRDIQIAEVDVHSEIAWKRGLFNFKNKSLKEIMKVLSRWYDVEVVFVNKELEKIAFKGVLRKNQNIEEILSLIKTTNFITDYEIQDKKILIK, from the coding sequence GTGGATAATAGCAAAATAGACGGACTAATAGTCAAACTTATTGAGAACAGCATTTCTGAAAAGGAAGCCAATATTTTGAAGGAATGGCTTCAAAATGAAGACAATGCCACTTATTTTAACGAGTTTATCGAAATTAACCACTTAATAAATTCAAAAACCAAATTTGATCACAGACGGCCACTACTAGAAATTAAGGAGGAAATCGATAACCGGAAAACCAAAAAAATTCCTGCTATTTTCAAATATGCCATTGCAGCGTCAATCTTGGCATTGATTTCCATTTCTTTTTTCCTTACCACCAATAATAACGACCCTATTGACGCCCCCAGTACGATAACCAATACCATTGAAATTGGCACGGATAAAGCCATATTGACTTTAGCGGACGGTTCGAATATTGAGTTGAAAAAAGGTGCTGCATATTCCGATTCAAATGTAACTGTGGAAAATGAAAAATTGATGTACACCAAACAGGAACGGGAAAAGTCGGTTTCAGAAATGGAGTACAACTTTTTGACCGTGCCCAGGGGCGGGCAGTTTTTTGTTCAGCTATCGGACGGCACCCAAGTTTGGCTCAATTCAGAATCAAGATTAAAGTACCCCACCGGCTTTGTTGATGGGCAAGCTCGAAATGTTGAACTGCTCTATGGAGAGGCTTACTTTGATGTTTCACCGAGTTCCAAACACGAAGGCTCTGTGTTCAAGGTACATACGGGCATGCAAGAAATCGAGGTTTTGGGTACGGAATTCAACATTAAGGCCTATGAAGACGAAAATTATATCTACACTACGCTGATAGAGGGAAAAGTGACCGTTGACAATACTATTAAGAAAGAAATCTTACATCCTGGAAAACAGTCTGTTCTGAATGTTGAAACTCGCGACATACAAATCGCCGAGGTCGATGTTCATTCTGAAATAGCATGGAAAAGAGGGCTTTTTAATTTCAAGAATAAATCATTGAAAGAAATTATGAAAGTGTTGTCTAGATGGTATGATGTAGAGGTGGTTTTCGTGAACAAAGAACTGGAGAAGATTGCTTTCAAGGGAGTGTTACGGAAAAATCAAAACATTGAAGAAATACTATCGCTAATAAAAACCACAAATTTCATAACAGACTATGAGATACAAGACAAGAAAATTCTAATAAAATAA
- a CDS encoding RNA polymerase sigma factor, translating to MIKKHREKDLNMVLKALKKGDQRVFETIYCDYYERLCVYLLSYTSDKEKIEDIVQDTFMTLWSKRNTIHITSSIKSYLYRTVHNKLMDTFRSSKKHDEMLSSYLHTALVRAINLDQGEQNRRLKKLDECIEQLPTRCKTVFIAKKITGKKYTQIASDLKISEKTIEGHISRAYKLIRSCMSVNKEAVVR from the coding sequence TTGATAAAGAAGCATAGGGAAAAGGATTTGAATATGGTATTGAAGGCCTTAAAAAAAGGGGATCAAAGGGTCTTTGAAACCATATATTGCGATTATTATGAAAGACTGTGTGTGTACTTGCTCAGTTACACTTCTGATAAGGAAAAAATCGAGGATATTGTTCAGGATACATTTATGACCTTATGGTCAAAAAGAAATACGATTCATATTACTTCATCGATCAAGAGTTATTTGTACAGGACGGTTCACAATAAATTGATGGATACCTTTAGGAGTTCTAAAAAGCATGACGAAATGTTGTCTTCCTATCTTCACACAGCACTGGTGCGCGCCATAAACCTTGATCAAGGAGAACAGAATAGACGCCTAAAGAAATTGGACGAATGCATTGAACAACTGCCCACTAGATGTAAAACTGTTTTTATAGCGAAAAAGATAACCGGAAAAAAATATACCCAGATTGCCTCTGATCTAAAAATCTCCGAAAAAACAATCGAAGGGCATATTTCAAGAGCTTATAAGCTAATTAGAAGTTGTATGAGCGTTAACAAAGAGGCGGTTGTACGATAG